One window of Cygnus olor isolate bCygOlo1 chromosome 28, bCygOlo1.pri.v2, whole genome shotgun sequence genomic DNA carries:
- the ADAM15 gene encoding disintegrin and metalloproteinase domain-containing protein 15 isoform X3 produces the protein MAPALLLALGLLLLAAAPGARGRGAGDSWQQRRAGLGHYWHVTPRVLRGDRPLRLEEAMQGGFPSQLQVVLELEGTQLVLELEQNWDLVLGTGALLYYLPNGTRVVQEASRQEHCCYRGNVRGFPSSWASLCACSGLSGHFRVAENRSYGLEPDASGPPGSHIAYRLREVRLAPRACGQGPPEPPRVEVETEPPRLQRGKRSTAEQRFVELVMVLDHAAFQNYPDLKRARTRTLEIANQVDTFFQPLGVRVALVAVEVWSEGDRFEVGRSARATLERFLRWRQEELLPRLPHDNAQLLTGSSFDDVAVGMSVQASMCSPTRSGGVSMDYSVSVLVIASTVAHQLGHSLGMGHDGVGRFCECSNLYHDHGCIMDLPTGLTPGLSFSNCSQRDLERSLEQGLGWCLFNVPEPQRLAESPRCGNRFLEPGEGCDCGLSLECTDPCCNSSTCQLVPGAQCATGDTCCHDCQLRRAGHLCREPLGECDLPEFCDGVSPHCPPNAFLQDGQPCAGGRARCYGGACATYEGQCQQLLGPGASPVSSSCMASLNAKADERGHCGQLPNGSYVACAQQDAGCGRLQCRRGGARGGRAEGSCRGTVLPGVEDVSDAAMVLPGTACGPAKVCLQHQCQDVSVLGDQQCRSKCHGHGVCNNHGHCHCEPGWAPPTCESPGAGGSQDSGPAATLERGGSALPTALLLSALLGLALVLGLCCARRAGLHKHLCQLGKGTSCQYSAETRVRFLGPEAPDGWSGISQPEPPLAGQGPPQRPRPPQWRQATELQVMHSSKAPPSDRPPPPTRPLPADPVAPGTQPPGPAKPPPPRRPLPSDPPGPSLTRSETPPGHPHVTVIPSRPAPPPPPAGAPREA, from the exons ATGGCACCGGCGCTGCTCCTcgccctggggctgctgctgctcgccgCCGCTCCCGGGGCGCGCGGGCGAGGCGCAG GTGACAGCTGGCAGCAGCGCCGTGCAGGGCTGGGACACTACTGGCACGTGACGCCGCGGGTCCTGCGGGGTGACCGGCCGCTCCGCTTGGAGGAGGCGATGCAG GGGGGGTtccccagccagctgcaggtggtgctggagctggagggaacgcagctggtgctggagctggagcaaaACTG GGATCTGGTGCTGGGCACCGGGGCGCTGCTCTACTACCTGCCCAACGGCACGCGGGTGGTGCAGGAGGCCAGCAGGCAG gagcactgcTGCTACCGGGGGAACGTGCGGGGtttccccagctcctgggcCAGCCTCTGTGCCTGCTCCGGACTCAG TGGCCATTTCCGAGTGGCAGAGAACAGGAGCTACGGGCTGGAGCCGGATGCCAGCGGCCCCCCAGGGAGCCACATCGCGTACCGGCTGCGGGAGGTCCGGCTGGCACCGCGGGCCTGTGGGCAGGGCCCCCCGGAGCCTCCCCGGGTGGAGGTGGAGACGGAGCCACCCCGGCTGCAAAGG GGCAAGCGGTCGACGGCGGAGCAGCGGTTCGTGGAGCTGGTGATGGTGCTGGACCACGCCGCG TTCCAGAACTACCCCGACCTGAAACGTGCCCGCACCCGGACCCTGGAAATCGCCAACCAGGTGGACACG TTCTTCCAGCCGCTGGGCGTGCGGGTGGCCTTGGTGGCGGTGGAGGTCTGGAGCGAGGGCGACAGGTTCGAGGTGGGGCGCAGTGCCCGGGCCACACTAGAGCGGTTCCTGCGGTGgcgccaggaggagctgctgccccggcTGCCCCACGACAACGCGCAGCTCCTCAC GGGCTCCAGCTTTGACGACGTCGCGGTGGGGATGTCGGTCCAAGCCTCCATGTGCTCGCCCACGCGCTCCGGGGGGGTCAGCATG GACTACTCGGTCAGCGTCCTTGTCATCGCCTCCACTGTGGCCCATCAGCTGGGGCACAGCCTGGGCATGGGCCACGACGGCGTCGGGCGCTTTTGTGAGTGCAGCAACCTCTACCACGACCATGGCTGCATCATGGACTTGCCCACGGG GCTCACACCCGGCTTGAGCTTCAGCAACTGCAGCCAGCGGGACCTGGAGCGCAGCCTGGAGCAAGGGCTGGGCTGGTGCCTTTTCAACGTGCCCGAGCCCCAGCGGCTGGCCGAGAGCCCCCGCTGCGGGAACCGCTTCTTGGAGCCGGGCGAGGGCTGCGACTGCGGCCTCAGCCTG GAGTGCACCGACCCCTGCTGCAACAGCAGCACCTGCCAGCTGGTGCCCGGAGCGCAGTGTGCCACGGGGGACACCTGCTGCCACGACTGCCAG CTGCGCCGCGCGGGACATCTGTGCCGGGAACCTCTGGGGGAGTGCGACCTGCCCGAGTTCTGCGACGGGGTCTCGCCGCACTGCCCACCCAACGCCTTCCTGCAGGACGGGCAGCCCTGCGCTGGGGGGCGGGCGCGCTGCTACGGCGGCGCCTGTGCCACTTACGAGgggcagtgccagcagctcctggggccaG GTGCCAGCCctgtctccagctcctgcatggCCTCTCTGAATGCGAAAGCGGACGAACGTGGGCACTGCGGGCAGCTCCCCAACGGCTCCTACGTCGCCTGTGCCCAGCA GGATGCCGGCTGCGGGAGGCTGCAGTGCCGGCGTGGCGGTGCCCGTGGGGGCCGAGCGGAGGGCTCCTGCCGGGGGACCGTGCTGCCCGGGGTCGAGGACGTGAGCGATGCAGCCATGGTGCTGCCCGGCACAGCCTGCGGCCCCGCGAAG GTGTGCCTCCAGCACCAGTGCCAGGACGTCTCGGTGCTGGGCGACCAGCAGTGCCGGAGCAAGTGCCACGGGCACGGG GTGTGCAACAACCACGGCCACTGCCACTGTGAGCCGGGCTGGGCGCCCCCCACCTGCGAGAGCCCCGGAGCAGGGGGCAGCCAGGAcagcggccccgccgccacgCTGGAGCGAG GGGGGAGCGCCCTGCCCACCGCCCTGCTGCTGAGCGCGCTGCTCGGGCTGGCGCTGGTGTTGGGGCTGTGCTGCGCGCGCCGCGCCGGGCTGCACAAGCACCTCTGCCAGCTGGGCAAGGGGACGTCGTGCCAGTACAG CGCTGAGACCCGGGTCCGATTCCTGGGTCCAGAAGCCCCAGACGGCTGGAGCGG GATCTCGCAGCCGGAGCCCCCCTTGGCCGGGCAGGgccccccgcagcgcccccggcccccgcagTGGCGCCAGGCCACGGAGCTGCAGGTCATGCACAGCAGCAAG GCCCCCCCCTCGGACaggccgcccccccccacccgcccGCTGCCTGCGGACCCCGTGGCGCCAGGCACTCAG cccccaggtCCTGCCAAGCCCCCCCCGCCTCGCCGGCCACTGCCCTCAGACCCCCCGGGGCCTTCACTGACGCGCAGCGAGAccccccccggccacccccACGTCACCGTCATCCCTTCCAG gccggcgccgccgccgccgcccgcgggcGCCCCCCGGGAAGCctga
- the ADAM15 gene encoding disintegrin and metalloproteinase domain-containing protein 15 isoform X2, with the protein MAPALLLALGLLLLAAAPGARGRGAGDSWQQRRAGLGHYWHVTPRVLRGDRPLRLEEAMQGGFPSQLQVVLELEGTQLVLELEQNWDLVLGTGALLYYLPNGTRVVQEASRQEHCCYRGNVRGFPSSWASLCACSGLSGHFRVAENRSYGLEPDASGPPGSHIAYRLREVRLAPRACGQGPPEPPRVEVETEPPRLQRGKRSTAEQRFVELVMVLDHAAFQNYPDLKRARTRTLEIANQVDTFFQPLGVRVALVAVEVWSEGDRFEVGRSARATLERFLRWRQEELLPRLPHDNAQLLTGSSFDDVAVGMSVQASMCSPTRSGGVSMDYSVSVLVIASTVAHQLGHSLGMGHDGVGRFCECSNLYHDHGCIMDLPTGLTPGLSFSNCSQRDLERSLEQGLGWCLFNVPEPQRLAESPRCGNRFLEPGEGCDCGLSLECTDPCCNSSTCQLVPGAQCATGDTCCHDCQLRRAGHLCREPLGECDLPEFCDGVSPHCPPNAFLQDGQPCAGGRARCYGGACATYEGQCQQLLGPGASPVSSSCMASLNAKADERGHCGQLPNGSYVACAQQDAGCGRLQCRRGGARGGRAEGSCRGTVLPGVEDVSDAAMVLPGTACGPAKVCLQHQCQDVSVLGDQQCRSKCHGHGVCNNHGHCHCEPGWAPPTCESPGAGGSQDSGPAATLERGGSALPTALLLSALLGLALVLGLCCARRAGLHKHLCQLGKGTSCQYRISQPEPPLAGQGPPQRPRPPQWRQATELQVMHSSKPAVPARPDPPARPLPPDPLTKASQAPPSDRPPPPTRPLPADPVAPGTQPPGPAKPPPPRRPLPSDPPGPSLTRSETPPGHPHVTVIPSRPAPPPPPAGAPREA; encoded by the exons ATGGCACCGGCGCTGCTCCTcgccctggggctgctgctgctcgccgCCGCTCCCGGGGCGCGCGGGCGAGGCGCAG GTGACAGCTGGCAGCAGCGCCGTGCAGGGCTGGGACACTACTGGCACGTGACGCCGCGGGTCCTGCGGGGTGACCGGCCGCTCCGCTTGGAGGAGGCGATGCAG GGGGGGTtccccagccagctgcaggtggtgctggagctggagggaacgcagctggtgctggagctggagcaaaACTG GGATCTGGTGCTGGGCACCGGGGCGCTGCTCTACTACCTGCCCAACGGCACGCGGGTGGTGCAGGAGGCCAGCAGGCAG gagcactgcTGCTACCGGGGGAACGTGCGGGGtttccccagctcctgggcCAGCCTCTGTGCCTGCTCCGGACTCAG TGGCCATTTCCGAGTGGCAGAGAACAGGAGCTACGGGCTGGAGCCGGATGCCAGCGGCCCCCCAGGGAGCCACATCGCGTACCGGCTGCGGGAGGTCCGGCTGGCACCGCGGGCCTGTGGGCAGGGCCCCCCGGAGCCTCCCCGGGTGGAGGTGGAGACGGAGCCACCCCGGCTGCAAAGG GGCAAGCGGTCGACGGCGGAGCAGCGGTTCGTGGAGCTGGTGATGGTGCTGGACCACGCCGCG TTCCAGAACTACCCCGACCTGAAACGTGCCCGCACCCGGACCCTGGAAATCGCCAACCAGGTGGACACG TTCTTCCAGCCGCTGGGCGTGCGGGTGGCCTTGGTGGCGGTGGAGGTCTGGAGCGAGGGCGACAGGTTCGAGGTGGGGCGCAGTGCCCGGGCCACACTAGAGCGGTTCCTGCGGTGgcgccaggaggagctgctgccccggcTGCCCCACGACAACGCGCAGCTCCTCAC GGGCTCCAGCTTTGACGACGTCGCGGTGGGGATGTCGGTCCAAGCCTCCATGTGCTCGCCCACGCGCTCCGGGGGGGTCAGCATG GACTACTCGGTCAGCGTCCTTGTCATCGCCTCCACTGTGGCCCATCAGCTGGGGCACAGCCTGGGCATGGGCCACGACGGCGTCGGGCGCTTTTGTGAGTGCAGCAACCTCTACCACGACCATGGCTGCATCATGGACTTGCCCACGGG GCTCACACCCGGCTTGAGCTTCAGCAACTGCAGCCAGCGGGACCTGGAGCGCAGCCTGGAGCAAGGGCTGGGCTGGTGCCTTTTCAACGTGCCCGAGCCCCAGCGGCTGGCCGAGAGCCCCCGCTGCGGGAACCGCTTCTTGGAGCCGGGCGAGGGCTGCGACTGCGGCCTCAGCCTG GAGTGCACCGACCCCTGCTGCAACAGCAGCACCTGCCAGCTGGTGCCCGGAGCGCAGTGTGCCACGGGGGACACCTGCTGCCACGACTGCCAG CTGCGCCGCGCGGGACATCTGTGCCGGGAACCTCTGGGGGAGTGCGACCTGCCCGAGTTCTGCGACGGGGTCTCGCCGCACTGCCCACCCAACGCCTTCCTGCAGGACGGGCAGCCCTGCGCTGGGGGGCGGGCGCGCTGCTACGGCGGCGCCTGTGCCACTTACGAGgggcagtgccagcagctcctggggccaG GTGCCAGCCctgtctccagctcctgcatggCCTCTCTGAATGCGAAAGCGGACGAACGTGGGCACTGCGGGCAGCTCCCCAACGGCTCCTACGTCGCCTGTGCCCAGCA GGATGCCGGCTGCGGGAGGCTGCAGTGCCGGCGTGGCGGTGCCCGTGGGGGCCGAGCGGAGGGCTCCTGCCGGGGGACCGTGCTGCCCGGGGTCGAGGACGTGAGCGATGCAGCCATGGTGCTGCCCGGCACAGCCTGCGGCCCCGCGAAG GTGTGCCTCCAGCACCAGTGCCAGGACGTCTCGGTGCTGGGCGACCAGCAGTGCCGGAGCAAGTGCCACGGGCACGGG GTGTGCAACAACCACGGCCACTGCCACTGTGAGCCGGGCTGGGCGCCCCCCACCTGCGAGAGCCCCGGAGCAGGGGGCAGCCAGGAcagcggccccgccgccacgCTGGAGCGAG GGGGGAGCGCCCTGCCCACCGCCCTGCTGCTGAGCGCGCTGCTCGGGCTGGCGCTGGTGTTGGGGCTGTGCTGCGCGCGCCGCGCCGGGCTGCACAAGCACCTCTGCCAGCTGGGCAAGGGGACGTCGTGCCAGTACAG GATCTCGCAGCCGGAGCCCCCCTTGGCCGGGCAGGgccccccgcagcgcccccggcccccgcagTGGCGCCAGGCCACGGAGCTGCAGGTCATGCACAGCAGCAAG CCGGCTGTCCCGGCCCGGCCCGATCCGCCTGCGCGGCCTCTCCCGCCCGACCCTCTAACCAAGGCCTCCCAG GCCCCCCCCTCGGACaggccgcccccccccacccgcccGCTGCCTGCGGACCCCGTGGCGCCAGGCACTCAG cccccaggtCCTGCCAAGCCCCCCCCGCCTCGCCGGCCACTGCCCTCAGACCCCCCGGGGCCTTCACTGACGCGCAGCGAGAccccccccggccacccccACGTCACCGTCATCCCTTCCAG gccggcgccgccgccgccgcccgcgggcGCCCCCCGGGAAGCctga
- the ADAM15 gene encoding disintegrin and metalloproteinase domain-containing protein 15 isoform X1, with translation MAPALLLALGLLLLAAAPGARGRGAGDSWQQRRAGLGHYWHVTPRVLRGDRPLRLEEAMQGGFPSQLQVVLELEGTQLVLELEQNWDLVLGTGALLYYLPNGTRVVQEASRQEHCCYRGNVRGFPSSWASLCACSGLSGHFRVAENRSYGLEPDASGPPGSHIAYRLREVRLAPRACGQGPPEPPRVEVETEPPRLQRGKRSTAEQRFVELVMVLDHAAFQNYPDLKRARTRTLEIANQVDTFFQPLGVRVALVAVEVWSEGDRFEVGRSARATLERFLRWRQEELLPRLPHDNAQLLTGSSFDDVAVGMSVQASMCSPTRSGGVSMDYSVSVLVIASTVAHQLGHSLGMGHDGVGRFCECSNLYHDHGCIMDLPTGLTPGLSFSNCSQRDLERSLEQGLGWCLFNVPEPQRLAESPRCGNRFLEPGEGCDCGLSLECTDPCCNSSTCQLVPGAQCATGDTCCHDCQLRRAGHLCREPLGECDLPEFCDGVSPHCPPNAFLQDGQPCAGGRARCYGGACATYEGQCQQLLGPGASPVSSSCMASLNAKADERGHCGQLPNGSYVACAQQDAGCGRLQCRRGGARGGRAEGSCRGTVLPGVEDVSDAAMVLPGTACGPAKVCLQHQCQDVSVLGDQQCRSKCHGHGVCNNHGHCHCEPGWAPPTCESPGAGGSQDSGPAATLERGGSALPTALLLSALLGLALVLGLCCARRAGLHKHLCQLGKGTSCQYSAETRVRFLGPEAPDGWSGISQPEPPLAGQGPPQRPRPPQWRQATELQVMHSSKPAVPARPDPPARPLPPDPLTKASQAPPSDRPPPPTRPLPADPVAPGTQPPGPAKPPPPRRPLPSDPPGPSLTRSETPPGHPHVTVIPSRPAPPPPPAGAPREA, from the exons ATGGCACCGGCGCTGCTCCTcgccctggggctgctgctgctcgccgCCGCTCCCGGGGCGCGCGGGCGAGGCGCAG GTGACAGCTGGCAGCAGCGCCGTGCAGGGCTGGGACACTACTGGCACGTGACGCCGCGGGTCCTGCGGGGTGACCGGCCGCTCCGCTTGGAGGAGGCGATGCAG GGGGGGTtccccagccagctgcaggtggtgctggagctggagggaacgcagctggtgctggagctggagcaaaACTG GGATCTGGTGCTGGGCACCGGGGCGCTGCTCTACTACCTGCCCAACGGCACGCGGGTGGTGCAGGAGGCCAGCAGGCAG gagcactgcTGCTACCGGGGGAACGTGCGGGGtttccccagctcctgggcCAGCCTCTGTGCCTGCTCCGGACTCAG TGGCCATTTCCGAGTGGCAGAGAACAGGAGCTACGGGCTGGAGCCGGATGCCAGCGGCCCCCCAGGGAGCCACATCGCGTACCGGCTGCGGGAGGTCCGGCTGGCACCGCGGGCCTGTGGGCAGGGCCCCCCGGAGCCTCCCCGGGTGGAGGTGGAGACGGAGCCACCCCGGCTGCAAAGG GGCAAGCGGTCGACGGCGGAGCAGCGGTTCGTGGAGCTGGTGATGGTGCTGGACCACGCCGCG TTCCAGAACTACCCCGACCTGAAACGTGCCCGCACCCGGACCCTGGAAATCGCCAACCAGGTGGACACG TTCTTCCAGCCGCTGGGCGTGCGGGTGGCCTTGGTGGCGGTGGAGGTCTGGAGCGAGGGCGACAGGTTCGAGGTGGGGCGCAGTGCCCGGGCCACACTAGAGCGGTTCCTGCGGTGgcgccaggaggagctgctgccccggcTGCCCCACGACAACGCGCAGCTCCTCAC GGGCTCCAGCTTTGACGACGTCGCGGTGGGGATGTCGGTCCAAGCCTCCATGTGCTCGCCCACGCGCTCCGGGGGGGTCAGCATG GACTACTCGGTCAGCGTCCTTGTCATCGCCTCCACTGTGGCCCATCAGCTGGGGCACAGCCTGGGCATGGGCCACGACGGCGTCGGGCGCTTTTGTGAGTGCAGCAACCTCTACCACGACCATGGCTGCATCATGGACTTGCCCACGGG GCTCACACCCGGCTTGAGCTTCAGCAACTGCAGCCAGCGGGACCTGGAGCGCAGCCTGGAGCAAGGGCTGGGCTGGTGCCTTTTCAACGTGCCCGAGCCCCAGCGGCTGGCCGAGAGCCCCCGCTGCGGGAACCGCTTCTTGGAGCCGGGCGAGGGCTGCGACTGCGGCCTCAGCCTG GAGTGCACCGACCCCTGCTGCAACAGCAGCACCTGCCAGCTGGTGCCCGGAGCGCAGTGTGCCACGGGGGACACCTGCTGCCACGACTGCCAG CTGCGCCGCGCGGGACATCTGTGCCGGGAACCTCTGGGGGAGTGCGACCTGCCCGAGTTCTGCGACGGGGTCTCGCCGCACTGCCCACCCAACGCCTTCCTGCAGGACGGGCAGCCCTGCGCTGGGGGGCGGGCGCGCTGCTACGGCGGCGCCTGTGCCACTTACGAGgggcagtgccagcagctcctggggccaG GTGCCAGCCctgtctccagctcctgcatggCCTCTCTGAATGCGAAAGCGGACGAACGTGGGCACTGCGGGCAGCTCCCCAACGGCTCCTACGTCGCCTGTGCCCAGCA GGATGCCGGCTGCGGGAGGCTGCAGTGCCGGCGTGGCGGTGCCCGTGGGGGCCGAGCGGAGGGCTCCTGCCGGGGGACCGTGCTGCCCGGGGTCGAGGACGTGAGCGATGCAGCCATGGTGCTGCCCGGCACAGCCTGCGGCCCCGCGAAG GTGTGCCTCCAGCACCAGTGCCAGGACGTCTCGGTGCTGGGCGACCAGCAGTGCCGGAGCAAGTGCCACGGGCACGGG GTGTGCAACAACCACGGCCACTGCCACTGTGAGCCGGGCTGGGCGCCCCCCACCTGCGAGAGCCCCGGAGCAGGGGGCAGCCAGGAcagcggccccgccgccacgCTGGAGCGAG GGGGGAGCGCCCTGCCCACCGCCCTGCTGCTGAGCGCGCTGCTCGGGCTGGCGCTGGTGTTGGGGCTGTGCTGCGCGCGCCGCGCCGGGCTGCACAAGCACCTCTGCCAGCTGGGCAAGGGGACGTCGTGCCAGTACAG CGCTGAGACCCGGGTCCGATTCCTGGGTCCAGAAGCCCCAGACGGCTGGAGCGG GATCTCGCAGCCGGAGCCCCCCTTGGCCGGGCAGGgccccccgcagcgcccccggcccccgcagTGGCGCCAGGCCACGGAGCTGCAGGTCATGCACAGCAGCAAG CCGGCTGTCCCGGCCCGGCCCGATCCGCCTGCGCGGCCTCTCCCGCCCGACCCTCTAACCAAGGCCTCCCAG GCCCCCCCCTCGGACaggccgcccccccccacccgcccGCTGCCTGCGGACCCCGTGGCGCCAGGCACTCAG cccccaggtCCTGCCAAGCCCCCCCCGCCTCGCCGGCCACTGCCCTCAGACCCCCCGGGGCCTTCACTGACGCGCAGCGAGAccccccccggccacccccACGTCACCGTCATCCCTTCCAG gccggcgccgccgccgccgcccgcgggcGCCCCCCGGGAAGCctga